From Thalassococcus sp. S3, one genomic window encodes:
- a CDS encoding YciI family protein, whose product MHFVVLFTDATDADPGLRQRHMEKHLAFLEEHSDRIIAAGPLTETEGTSAGGLWLVNAKDEEEIESLIRSDPFWTTGLRDTHRILRWKQVFANGQRQI is encoded by the coding sequence ATGCACTTTGTGGTTTTGTTCACCGATGCCACTGACGCCGACCCCGGTCTGCGTCAGCGACATATGGAAAAACACCTGGCCTTTCTGGAAGAACACAGCGACCGGATCATCGCCGCCGGTCCTCTGACGGAAACGGAAGGCACATCCGCAGGTGGGCTGTGGCTGGTCAACGCTAAAGATGAGGAAGAGATCGAGTCCTTGATCCGATCAGACCCGTTCTGGACGACGGGCCTGAGAGACACCCACCGCATCCTGCGCTGGAAACAGGTCTTTGCAAACGGCCAGCGCCAAATCTAA
- a CDS encoding universal stress protein encodes MRKFLVVLDDSRECLNAMRFAAMRASHTGAGVEILSIIAPEEFNHWIGVGEVMREEARERIHAHFEVFAKWMRDRQHIDPELVIREGEAVPEIMAQIKDDPEIGVLVLGAGTGKKGPGPLVTQLTKNAGALPVPITIVPGDLTKEQLEAIT; translated from the coding sequence ATGCGCAAGTTTCTGGTGGTGTTGGACGACAGCCGCGAATGTCTGAATGCAATGCGCTTTGCCGCGATGCGTGCGTCTCACACGGGGGCGGGCGTTGAAATACTGTCCATCATCGCACCAGAGGAGTTCAACCACTGGATCGGTGTCGGCGAGGTCATGCGCGAGGAAGCCCGCGAGCGCATACACGCCCATTTCGAGGTCTTTGCCAAATGGATGCGGGACCGTCAGCATATTGACCCGGAACTCGTGATCCGGGAGGGCGAAGCAGTGCCGGAGATCATGGCGCAGATCAAGGACGATCCAGAGATCGGCGTTCTGGTTCTTGGGGCTGGCACCGGCAAGAAAGGCCCGGGCCCGCTTGTCACGCAATTGACCAAGAATGCAGGCGCGCTTCCCGTGCCCATCACCATCGTGCCGGGCGAT